The following coding sequences are from one Formosa haliotis window:
- a CDS encoding zinc-dependent peptidase, producing the protein MIKLTFLIQEFNMPSKIILGVFLFFLLVIMVYYTFKMMEMVYVILFKKPIFVHFYMSLKKMNMEDRQLLKDNFTFYKNLSLKQQLYFDHRVLSFVKDKDFIGRENLMVTHDMKLLISANAVILTFGFRDFFIGLIDKIFIYPDKFYSTSNASYHKGEMNPRMKALVISWADFKHGLEVTNDNINLGIHEFTHAIHMNSMKEGDVSSTIFNDSFNELTSLLGRDESLRQKLLSSRFFREYAFLNQFEFLAVIMEHFIENPTEFRGQFPQIYAKTKQMLNFNFEGY; encoded by the coding sequence ATGATCAAATTAACTTTCTTAATTCAGGAATTTAACATGCCTAGCAAAATAATTTTAGGGGTGTTTCTGTTTTTTTTACTTGTAATTATGGTATATTATACTTTTAAGATGATGGAAATGGTGTATGTTATCTTATTTAAGAAGCCCATTTTTGTACATTTTTATATGTCCTTAAAAAAAATGAATATGGAAGACAGGCAGTTGCTAAAAGATAATTTTACTTTTTATAAAAACTTGTCCTTAAAACAGCAATTGTATTTCGATCATAGAGTGTTGTCTTTTGTAAAAGATAAAGATTTTATTGGTCGGGAAAATTTAATGGTAACCCACGATATGAAACTTTTAATATCTGCAAATGCTGTTATTTTAACGTTCGGGTTTCGGGATTTTTTTATAGGGCTAATCGATAAAATATTTATTTATCCCGATAAATTTTACTCTACTTCAAACGCTTCTTATCATAAGGGGGAAATGAATCCGCGGATGAAAGCTTTGGTGATATCTTGGGCTGATTTTAAACATGGCTTAGAGGTTACAAATGATAATATAAACCTAGGTATACATGAGTTTACACATGCTATACATATGAATAGTATGAAGGAAGGTGATGTGAGTTCTACTATATTCAATGATAGTTTTAACGAGTTAACAAGTTTGTTGGGTAGAGACGAAAGTTTGCGTCAGAAACTTTTAAGTTCTCGGTTTTTTAGAGAGTATGCCTTTTTAAATCAATTTGAGTTCTTAGCAGTAATTATGGAACATTTTATAGAAAACCCTACCGAATTTAGAGGGCAATTCCCTCAGATATATGCTAAAACAAAACAAATGTTAAACTTTAATTTTGAAGGATACTAA
- a CDS encoding T9SS type A sorting domain-containing protein yields the protein MKKIYLLLLFCITFTFISYGQVTQTLYKQSFDGSNNNWLPNEPNPSFKTNSAIQWGVMDQLTVQADGNTYTLGSIDGNNFLALNAKTFNTPPNQNKVFTFWLQDVDISGHSGVEMTFTWEFSAQSETAKPTVNYEAYGDEDFDNPFAYTTESLIKDQSSTTGGSHIIVPDNKNYNSVSLFITIDYTNVTTSTDINKFMIGFDNFYITSTTNNYPGYVYTGTSWTKPSSYPNAPSEPDNTTGAHDALILSGNYEVNSNVILKNVYTEVGAGTTIKPTGSLTVNNIETINNLVIESTSMNYGSLVVNGTIEGNASYKRHVNIDGQNDLISAPVTGQTFGSFAAANPNLASADITNTTIKKFGPFSKSGNGESYDNWGTSSSAEGNRALAAAVGYRTASTDNGTFTFTGVVNTQNINAPVYHNLAQDYSQWNLIGNPYPSYLSVQDFLAANEKGEYNVGTENNPIYETRNKFFPGKYAVYGYDGDASDGWDIHNLTSDYLIAPGQGFYVGVGENYSGEMYFTRTMRRSTGGDDFIPQRANNYNKTHFKLSLSTIDKLRHTSEVYFLDDIVTLSLDEGYDATIFGNNSSGYTLFTQLVESNPTYKLGIQSLPNSSLNEEGVKVALGVIAPQGQQLIIDIKETTLTDDVLVYLEDTKNNTWTLLNEKAYTFTTDSRLTGTGRFYIHVSKDDRLSLDKENQLENLKFITGNQSIKIKGLLEKDSKITIFDIQGRSLTNRILNNTVNEFTVNTANYSSGIYIVKIENVKGNNLSKRVILK from the coding sequence ATGAAGAAAATTTACTTATTATTACTATTTTGTATAACGTTTACTTTTATAAGTTATGGGCAAGTAACACAAACTTTATATAAACAAAGTTTCGACGGCTCCAATAATAATTGGTTACCAAACGAACCAAACCCTAGTTTCAAAACAAATTCTGCTATACAGTGGGGGGTGATGGATCAGTTAACAGTTCAAGCCGATGGTAACACCTATACTTTAGGAAGTATTGATGGCAACAATTTTTTAGCTTTAAATGCTAAAACTTTTAACACCCCTCCAAACCAAAATAAAGTATTTACTTTTTGGTTACAAGATGTTGATATCTCTGGCCATTCTGGTGTTGAAATGACTTTTACTTGGGAGTTTTCTGCCCAGAGTGAAACAGCAAAACCAACTGTAAATTATGAAGCATACGGAGATGAAGATTTTGACAATCCCTTCGCATATACTACAGAATCATTAATTAAAGACCAAAGTTCAACTACAGGAGGATCCCACATTATAGTACCAGATAACAAGAACTATAACAGTGTTTCGCTGTTTATAACTATAGACTATACTAATGTTACAACCTCAACTGATATCAATAAATTTATGATTGGGTTTGACAACTTTTACATCACTTCTACCACCAATAATTATCCTGGTTATGTTTATACAGGCACTTCTTGGACAAAACCATCTAGCTACCCTAATGCTCCTTCTGAACCTGATAACACCACAGGTGCACACGATGCTTTAATTCTTTCAGGTAATTATGAGGTTAACTCAAATGTGATATTAAAAAATGTGTACACGGAAGTAGGGGCTGGAACTACAATTAAACCTACAGGTTCGTTAACAGTAAATAATATTGAAACAATCAATAACTTAGTTATAGAATCAACAAGTATGAATTACGGATCCTTGGTTGTTAATGGCACAATAGAAGGTAATGCGAGTTATAAAAGACATGTAAATATAGACGGACAGAACGATCTTATTTCTGCCCCGGTTACAGGACAAACTTTTGGTTCTTTTGCTGCAGCAAACCCCAATTTAGCTTCGGCAGATATAACGAACACTACTATTAAAAAATTTGGTCCTTTTTCTAAATCTGGTAACGGAGAATCGTACGACAATTGGGGAACAAGTTCAAGTGCTGAAGGTAACAGGGCTCTTGCTGCTGCAGTAGGATACAGAACCGCATCTACAGATAACGGAACATTTACTTTTACAGGTGTAGTAAATACTCAAAACATTAATGCCCCAGTATATCACAATTTGGCTCAAGACTATTCCCAATGGAACTTAATTGGAAACCCATACCCTTCTTATTTAAGTGTTCAAGATTTTTTAGCCGCCAATGAAAAAGGAGAATATAATGTTGGAACGGAAAACAACCCGATTTATGAAACTAGAAATAAGTTTTTTCCTGGAAAATATGCCGTATATGGTTATGATGGAGATGCTTCAGATGGTTGGGATATTCACAATTTAACTTCGGATTATCTTATAGCTCCGGGACAAGGTTTTTATGTTGGTGTAGGAGAGAACTATTCTGGCGAAATGTATTTCACACGTACCATGAGACGCTCCACCGGTGGAGATGATTTTATACCACAAAGAGCTAATAATTATAATAAAACACATTTCAAATTATCTCTTTCGACCATTGACAAATTACGTCATACCAGCGAAGTTTACTTCCTCGACGACATTGTAACATTAAGTCTAGACGAAGGTTACGATGCTACTATTTTCGGAAACAACTCGTCCGGTTACACCCTATTTACACAGCTAGTGGAAAGTAACCCTACTTATAAATTGGGGATTCAAAGCTTACCTAATTCATCCTTGAATGAGGAAGGTGTTAAGGTAGCTCTAGGTGTTATAGCTCCACAAGGGCAACAATTAATTATAGATATTAAAGAAACTACATTAACAGATGATGTATTAGTATATCTAGAGGATACTAAAAACAATACGTGGACCTTATTAAACGAAAAAGCCTATACATTTACTACAGATTCTAGATTAACAGGAACCGGGAGATTCTATATACATGTTTCGAAAGACGATAGGTTATCTTTAGACAAAGAAAATCAATTAGAAAACTTGAAATTTATAACTGGAAATCAATCCATTAAGATAAAGGGCCTTTTAGAAAAAGACTCAAAAATTACAATATTTGACATTCAAGGACGTTCTTTAACAAATAGAATATTAAACAATACAGTTAATGAATTTACCGTTAACACTGCAAATTATAGTAGTGGGATATACATTGTTAAAATTGAAAATGTAA